ATgggttgattttttgcagagctgattttgacaaggtaaaatggtgttttttacagtactattgagaattttataccaaagtatattatagacttttcaataagaccctgaagaatcatatgaacttgtggaaaatgggcatccgatgacccctttaaaggaacactccactttttttggaaataggctcattctccaactccccccgagttaataagttgatttttaccgttttgaaatccattcagccgttctcctgttctggcgatatcacttttagcatagcttagcatagatcattgaatcctattagaccaatagcatcgcgttcaaaaatgaccaacgagtttcgatatttgttatctgttatttaaaacttgactcttctgtagttatatcgtgtactaagaccggtggaaatgcaaagctgcgagtttctaggctgataaaattaggaactacacttccattccggcgtaatagtcaaggaagtgtAAGAAAAAGTGATGAGGTCTTAGAAGATCTCGATGAAGAAGAATGTCGTTTATTACAGCTCGGCAGTAACAAAGTACAGGCAGCACTTCGGATTCAGCGGAGTCAGAATGAATCCTGAGCTTCCTAAGCTAAAACATTTTATACAGTACTACGTTTGTCTTCCCGCTCGACATGTAAACAAACTTTCGTTTTAAATGTAAATCATAATAACAATGAAAGTGATAACCTTCCGTTCCCACATCTTTGGTAGTCTTTCAAGTAGGAACGACCAAACGTTGAGGTGATAGGATTATCTAGAATCCCTAGCCATTCTATTCAGGTAACCTTTTGGTCAGCAGATGGTTCTTGATATCCTATTGCCGCTCCCACGCTATAAGTGCCGAAGTAGCACTTCGGAAATACTATTTACATATCATAGCGATTGGTACGCATTATCTCTATGATAATCAAGCTCTTTGTAGAGAAAGGAGAATAGTCTGCTTGGAGTGGACGTCTAATCGAGGCAGACTATAATTCTTAcagaagtttgctgccgtaatatggccgaagcaggcggagtattatcagaaatgagttcccagctagtttagcatttgcacatgtgctgcgtggtattactgctcctgcttcggccatattacggcagcaaacttccttgactattacgccggaatgggagtgtagttcctaatcttatcagcctagaaaattgaagctttgcattttcaccggtcttagtacacgatataactacagaagagtcaagttttaaataggacaaatatggaaactcgttggtcatttttgaacgcgatgctattggtctaataggattcaatgatctatgctaagctttgctaaaagtgatatcgccagaacaggagaacggctgaatggatttcaaaacggtaaaactcaacttattaactcggggggagttggagaatgagcctatttccaaaaaaagtggagtgttcctttaatataagTTCAACCTCCAGCCACTAAACTGTGCTTTTATTTTCAgacacaaaatgtttttttggtCTGTTGCCATAGTCTTTACCTTTGACTTCAAACCTTCAAACTGAAGACCTTGCAGGGTTTGGCTGAGCATCAGTCATGATATTTCTAGCAATTCTCACCTTCTCCACACGGAGGCGCCGTTCCCTCTCCTCCAGCCTCTGTACCTCCACCAGCTCAGTGTCACGGATCTCCTTGAATACCTGCTGCTGAGCCCTCAGGTTGGCCAGCTCCTCCTCCTCAAGCACTTCCAGCAATGCCTGCTCGATTGTCTTGCCCACTAATACCTGCAAAACGGGCTGGACCTCCACATCAAAGTCAAACAgctgaaaacagacaaaacaaattgGAAAATTTCAAGgttttaaatgtaatgtttttcctCAGATTTCTTAGAATTAGTCATCTGCATGATTTACagattttattcatttgattACACATATTTAATGCACTGATTCACTACTGAATGCAACAGCACTACAAATGTGATGAGCAGAGATTTAAGTGtgagaacagagaaaaaaaaaatgcgtgCAGCATCTATTCTGCACCTCTCCTTCTTCTATCTGTGTGGCTGCATCTCGTCCAGTTTTGGCTGGGATGAAGAGGGGAGTTGCTGGTTTGTCCAGGAACATGTCTGTTTGGCATTCCACATTGACATCTTCTATGTGATCGCACAACTCTTCCAGATACATCTCTAAAATGCACATGAGTGAGATATTTCATCACTTGATTTCTGGGTTCATCACAGTATTATCAGATAGGAATATGCATATCCATTCTGAGATTTACAATTATGTGTATAGGTTTGTGGTGTTGTAGAAGGTTGCTTATAAAAAATGTTACTCAATGAAAGTAGGCCAGAGATTTTATTGATCCACACAAAAGTTTAACATTTGGCTCTGCTGCTGCTGCACTGATGATttatttttgtaggccaacctGAGAGTTAGCATCACCCTGGTTCCATTGACAAAAACCTTGATTGTTGAAGAAAGTAAGCTTTGTGACAAATCAGTATACACATATATCAAGTATATGATTCTTACATGTTTTGGTAATCATAATCTTCTGATTTTCCAGATTTTAAAGCTAAACGGATGCTATAAACAAACTACATGATCACATGATGTCAACAACATCACCACCATTAAGTTTCCAACAACTTgtttagtgtttatttaaaacatttttcctGAAGGTTTGAGATTGTTTGCATTGACTAGTGAGTAGAGATGACTTTTCCTGTTCATTTCTAAAACATTTCTAATCCCATTTAGCCACTTGTTAGCAACTGCCTTTTGTCAAAACAAGTAGAAGCTTTTAAAAAATCAGAAGAGTAGTGATGATGGTAGTActgatcagtgttggggaaagttacttttaaaagtatgcattacaatattgcgttactccctaaaaagtaactaattatgtaaCTTTGTATGTGAAGTAATGTGTtaagttacttttgcattactttttaaatctgggcagggcttgtgtgtttgtttttaatataaaaagttgtatttctgacaaaaattataaaaaccctttcacatcaaaagtgaaatgaataagcccaTTCAAatctgtacagtagaacgcagGAGAAGAAAATTCAATACTCCTCAGCAAtaaatgttagttaatctaaagtaatttttgcgtattagtatggttgaattggttcatagaaggtcagcagcaaagacattgatTAATAAAACCAGATTAAATAGATAAAAGATATTGGTGTTATTTaccatttaattattgcagatttgcatcatattctgagttaGCATTTCATAGTTGTTATTCATTtggaggaatactgaatctgtttttgtgcaagtgagacaAGTAACTGCACGTTAGAACTACAGTTACCATACACTTGGCACACAGTGCCTCAGCACTTACTCCCAAGTTCTTGACATGGGGATAGGAGagcagtcaataaatgggaaaagaTACTGgcattatttgaaaaaataacttgtaaaaagtaatgcgtttctttttctttaaaaaaaataaataactagttactaatttctttaaaaaaaaatatgtaacttGTAATGCATTAACACTGGTACTGGTGTAGTTTATGTtgttgaattaaatgtgaaaatatcTTGAATTTGTGCTAACCACAGACTTTAATTCAGACACTTACCCAAAAACCCAATCAGAAATCAACTGATTTCAGGACGATGGAACCGGAAAATGGTAAAATGCTAACTCTATTCTAGGctttggcctacaaaaatataTCATTCCAGCAGCACTCTGTTAGATCCTGAGTTTATTGTGCAAAATTATTCACTACCTGTCTGCACATCCATGTTCTTTCTGCCCTCTAGTGGTTCTGGTGTTTTCGAGCCAAACTGCTCCTTCAGCCGTTTTCTGGACAAAGCTCTTTTTCTGGCCTCTTGCTGTCTGAGAAACTCCACTGGATCAGACTGAGATGtctgttaaataaatgtatattcatTCATATTCTATTTATGCATCAACTGCGCTCTCATCACAGTACCATATGAACAAACATTGTGTTATGGTTTATAATATAAATGAGCTTTTGGCCTATTTTATATTCTCTGGTAGTTTTATAGTATGCTGTCAGACTACACAAATACTGTACACACAAACCTGGGTATCTGCTTATAAGAAAGTTTTCTAACCTGTAATAATACTCACAATGGGTAGGATATGTTGAGCATATGTATTTCCTCTGACAACACGTCTGTCATACATGATGTTTCCGTAACTGTTCTGTTCCTCATTTCTGCATCATACAGTGAAGAAAAAAAGTGTATAATAGATTAAAGTAATCAGCATGTTGCATATTTTACATTTCACATGTGTTTTATccactttttttattcattggtaAATAGGCCTACTTACttactaatattaaaatatagccAAATTCCCAACACTGATAAGTTTGGTATCACATTATAtgtccaaaacaaacaaacaaaaagcatttttttctagTAATTATCACCATTATTGTTACTACAGTAAAGCTGTGGTCACTTGATTTCGGATAACTTTGTATTTAAAAGGATCTGtcgaaaaaaagtaataaaaaatcaGAAAGCGTATGTTTACATGATGTTTACATGACCACGTATGGAGTGGACAAAATAAATGGACGTTATAACGGCAAAATATAAGTAAATCTTAAAAATATTAATCTATCAATAACGTTTAACGTGTTTAGACTATTAATATTGTCAAATTATGTAAGCTGAAGTGAGATGTGGTGTATGACTCACAGCAGCGGAGCGGCTTGTCTGTATTTGGGGCGGTTGGGTACCGCACGCGGACGGCTGGAAAATGTATAAACTCCGCTTTGCGTCTCGTTCTGAGTCTGTAAACTAGTTGCCATTTTCCTTGTATTTGTGATATCAAAAGTGTGACTGAAGGCTGAAATAATCAAATTTGGTTGTTGAGAGCTGGATTCGTTTCCCTATCTGTAACTGCAGCGGTTGTTGATACTGTTACCGTGGCGACTGTTTCCAACAACTGCGGTCCACTTTGTTTACTTCCGGTTTGGTTAAACAAATTTTTTAGTCTTGTGTGCATGTATTGAAACTAGTAGCTTTCATACACGTTTAAATTAGTACTATTTTACATGTCCTCGTTTA
This sequence is a window from Garra rufa unplaced genomic scaffold, GarRuf1.0 hap1_unplaced_449, whole genome shotgun sequence. Protein-coding genes within it:
- the LOC141317192 gene encoding radial spoke head protein 3 homolog, with product MATSLQTQNETQSGVYTFSSRPRAVPNRPKYRQAAPLLNEEQNSYGNIMYDRRVVRGNTYAQHILPITSQSDPVEFLRQQEARKRALSRKRLKEQFGSKTPEPLEGRKNMDVQTEMYLEELCDHIEDVNVECQTDMFLDKPATPLFIPAKTGRDAATQIEEGELFDFDVEVQPVLQVLVGKTIEQALLEVLEEEELANLRAQQQVFKEIRDTELVEVQRLEERERRLRVEK